The following coding sequences are from one Kosakonia sp. H02 window:
- the rhtB gene encoding homoserine/homoserine lactone efflux protein: MTFEWWFAYLLTSLILSLSPGSGAINTMTTSISHGYRGAAASIAGLQTGLGLHIVLVGVGLGTLFSRSVLAFEVLKWAGAAYLIWLGIQQWRAAGAIDLHTLAQTQSRGRLFKRAVFVNLTNPKSIVFLAALFPQFIVPHQPQVMQYVVLGVTTIVVDIIVMIGYATLAQRIAGWIKGPHQMKALNKVFGSLFMLVGALLASARHA; the protein is encoded by the coding sequence ATGACTTTCGAATGGTGGTTCGCCTATCTGCTGACATCTTTAATTTTGAGCCTCTCTCCCGGCTCCGGCGCGATTAACACCATGACCACCTCCATCAGCCACGGCTATCGCGGCGCGGCGGCATCGATTGCCGGGCTGCAAACCGGGCTAGGTCTGCATATTGTGCTGGTAGGTGTCGGTCTCGGAACGCTGTTTTCGCGTTCGGTGCTGGCGTTTGAAGTGCTGAAATGGGCGGGCGCAGCGTATCTGATTTGGCTCGGCATTCAACAGTGGCGCGCGGCGGGCGCTATCGATCTGCATACCCTGGCGCAGACCCAATCGCGCGGGCGACTGTTTAAACGCGCGGTGTTTGTCAACCTGACCAACCCGAAGAGTATTGTCTTTCTCGCCGCCCTGTTCCCGCAGTTTATCGTGCCGCATCAGCCCCAGGTGATGCAGTACGTCGTGCTCGGCGTGACCACCATTGTGGTCGATATTATCGTGATGATTGGTTATGCAACGCTGGCGCAGCGCATTGCGGGATGGATCAAAGGCCCGCACCAGATGAAGGCATTAAACAAAGTATTTGGGTCGTTGTTTATGCTGGTCGGCGCACTGCTGGCGTCGGCAAGGCATGCATGA
- a CDS encoding DUF943 family protein: protein MRIFVIAVLVALLGFFYSLFLGERAVTVIDAHYDGSTAQVIVDGLPFTKSKKIAWWRSNEDQIRGKYHIPSGDTGPFLITVYAFGDGYKEEGKEDRLCFHDVKPPRNCIDKNILMMIWRTREGSVKYEF, encoded by the coding sequence ATGCGCATATTCGTTATCGCAGTTCTGGTCGCTTTACTGGGCTTTTTTTACTCACTCTTTCTTGGGGAGCGGGCAGTTACTGTTATCGATGCGCATTATGACGGAAGTACGGCGCAGGTCATCGTTGATGGATTGCCTTTCACTAAATCGAAAAAGATTGCCTGGTGGAGGAGCAACGAGGATCAAATTCGAGGTAAATACCATATTCCTTCCGGCGATACGGGCCCATTTCTGATCACTGTCTACGCTTTCGGGGATGGGTACAAAGAGGAGGGGAAGGAAGACAGGCTATGTTTTCATGATGTAAAACCACCCCGGAATTGCATCGATAAGAACATCCTCATGATGATTTGGCGCACCCGTGAGGGTAGCGTGAAGTATGAGTTTTAG